A genomic stretch from Hydrogenimonas urashimensis includes:
- a CDS encoding ethylbenzene dehydrogenase-related protein, translating into MNKLLSAAVAVAVAATVVSAQNAIVAQKTSRDVTHLTPTSKAWDYVKGTEVDLYPQSTIQMNDLRANLMNKRIKGKTATVKAIYDSKNIAFLLEWPDGTRSIQQGYRSDVYGDGFAVQLPVNFDDPKKLPYIGMGSEGRPVVIHLQKAVQPIFEPNGKGDVGMQQNVLSKNAFGKDAGAYQDKVASLAVKDYQRSFVSEGFRSMTEIKDSSEKFDADMKYGNKHWKGTLIRPLNDVYLHLDKGGAFPVAFATWDGARMNRDGLKLLSGWVPVKLEGQTGGDALVEELTAKPKGNAENGKNLVMQNGCMGCHYIPGMSMPGFMAPNLNNVGGQATAAYIRESIVDPNAVIVPGYNRNAHPNTPWYNVVDGKRQSTMPPYPLDDKSLDDMVAYLKTLKVEVEK; encoded by the coding sequence CATCGAAGGCGTGGGATTATGTCAAGGGCACAGAGGTGGATCTCTATCCGCAGTCGACGATTCAGATGAACGATCTTCGTGCGAATCTGATGAACAAGCGGATCAAAGGCAAAACTGCCACGGTCAAGGCGATTTACGACAGCAAAAACATCGCCTTTTTACTGGAGTGGCCCGACGGTACCCGCAGCATCCAGCAGGGGTACCGCTCCGATGTCTATGGCGACGGATTCGCGGTTCAGCTCCCCGTCAATTTCGATGATCCGAAAAAGCTTCCCTATATCGGAATGGGAAGCGAAGGACGGCCTGTCGTGATTCATTTGCAAAAAGCGGTACAACCGATCTTCGAACCCAATGGAAAGGGCGATGTCGGAATGCAGCAGAATGTGCTGAGCAAAAACGCCTTCGGGAAGGATGCCGGAGCGTATCAGGACAAAGTGGCATCGCTGGCCGTCAAAGATTATCAGCGATCCTTCGTTTCCGAAGGCTTCCGCTCGATGACCGAAATCAAAGACAGCAGCGAGAAGTTCGATGCCGATATGAAATACGGCAACAAGCACTGGAAGGGAACGCTGATTAGACCGTTGAACGATGTCTATCTGCATCTGGACAAAGGGGGCGCTTTCCCCGTCGCTTTTGCAACATGGGACGGAGCCCGAATGAACCGGGACGGCCTGAAGCTGCTTTCCGGATGGGTTCCGGTGAAACTGGAGGGCCAGACGGGCGGTGACGCCTTGGTCGAGGAGTTGACGGCAAAACCGAAAGGGAATGCCGAAAACGGCAAAAACCTTGTGATGCAAAACGGCTGTATGGGATGCCACTATATTCCGGGCATGAGTATGCCGGGCTTCATGGCACCCAATCTCAACAATGTCGGCGGCCAGGCGACGGCGGCCTATATCCGTGAATCGATCGTCGATCCCAATGCGGTCATCGTTCCCGGATACAATCGCAACGCCCATCCCAACACGCCGTGGTACAATGTGGTGGACGGCAAGCGACAATCCACAATGCCGCCCTATCCTCTGGATGACAAGAGCCTGGACGATATGGTCGCTTACCTGAAAACCCTCAAAGTGGAGGTGGAAAAATGA
- a CDS encoding TorD/DmsD family molecular chaperone — MDDKTRLYIYAFLSRVFTEELDAKALEDLRNSESLLETIGEETHEWFRTTDEVALAEALNVDYNSLFGINNHPIESAVMDSKNEILVGLQNPVMQFYFSHGYDLNLESSKLYVPDHAGIEFGFMQSMISAGDKKAQAEFLHKHLVQWIVPFLVAVKPMADTPFYRDLCDFTIEFLLSDYSQLVDEVGEVDA, encoded by the coding sequence ATGGACGACAAAACAAGACTCTATATCTACGCTTTTTTATCCCGTGTTTTTACAGAGGAGCTCGACGCCAAGGCACTCGAAGACCTCAGAAACAGCGAATCATTGCTGGAGACCATCGGCGAAGAGACGCACGAATGGTTCCGCACCACCGACGAAGTGGCACTGGCGGAGGCTCTCAATGTGGACTACAACTCGCTTTTTGGGATCAACAACCACCCGATCGAATCGGCCGTGATGGACAGCAAAAACGAGATTCTCGTAGGATTGCAAAACCCCGTGATGCAGTTTTATTTCAGCCATGGGTACGATTTGAATCTGGAGAGTTCCAAGCTCTACGTGCCCGACCACGCCGGCATCGAATTTGGCTTCATGCAGAGCATGATCAGTGCCGGTGACAAAAAAGCGCAAGCGGAGTTTCTGCATAAACATCTGGTACAGTGGATCGTCCCCTTCCTTGTTGCGGTCAAGCCAATGGCAGATACACCTTTTTACCGGGATCTGTGTGATTTCACGATCGAATTTCTGCTGTCGGACTATTCCCAGCTGGTCGATGAGGTAGGAGAGGTCGATGCGTAA
- a CDS encoding DUF6781 family protein produces the protein MELEITLYYEKALRSGKDEEAALKEGIAKAIETAVHTHPGMSPQSLSESIAASLHRELTQMGAAREEILQYAFETLVDTVQKPKEKEIERLIVEIDRLQRHLSTEEEELQRSLRELFNGIETAGAKLVSHDRKIWQEALENTELEHVEGLGILNETVEAALVAALEEAETVESSIREVIRQITHKALSEGLLSAARIRAILGTILMKASELAEATPTNAETIIRGTVYGINDALIATVRQLKEQLQFAPEEIRLGHVTNWDELVAMLSRSDELYREIIDHVASKSSPFIGKILKESADILGDQFAELKRISAETIDVAKQKMATLAKEAALKGAEIKDQLTAEAKKLGTKAWKKALEMAEAYKKKGGK, from the coding sequence ATGGAACTTGAAATAACACTCTATTACGAAAAGGCCCTTCGCTCCGGCAAAGATGAAGAGGCGGCGTTGAAGGAGGGCATCGCGAAAGCGATCGAAACGGCGGTGCATACCCATCCCGGCATGTCCCCCCAAAGCCTGAGCGAATCGATAGCGGCGTCGCTGCATAGGGAATTGACGCAGATGGGAGCGGCACGGGAGGAGATACTGCAGTACGCCTTCGAAACACTCGTCGATACGGTACAGAAACCGAAAGAGAAGGAGATTGAACGACTCATCGTCGAAATCGACCGCCTGCAGCGCCATCTGAGCACCGAAGAGGAGGAGTTGCAGCGAAGTCTGCGCGAGCTCTTCAACGGTATCGAAACAGCAGGAGCAAAGCTGGTGTCTCATGATCGGAAAATCTGGCAGGAAGCGCTTGAAAATACGGAACTGGAGCATGTCGAAGGGCTCGGTATTCTCAATGAAACGGTCGAAGCGGCACTCGTCGCGGCACTGGAAGAGGCCGAAACGGTCGAAAGCTCCATTCGGGAAGTGATTCGCCAGATTACCCACAAAGCCCTCAGCGAAGGACTCTTGAGCGCGGCACGCATCCGCGCCATTCTTGGCACCATTCTCATGAAAGCGTCCGAACTGGCCGAAGCGACCCCCACCAATGCCGAAACGATCATCCGAGGGACCGTCTACGGTATCAACGACGCTCTCATCGCCACTGTCCGCCAACTCAAGGAGCAGTTGCAGTTCGCCCCCGAAGAGATTCGGCTGGGCCATGTGACCAACTGGGACGAGCTGGTCGCCATGCTCTCGCGAAGCGACGAACTCTACCGTGAAATCATCGACCATGTCGCATCCAAAAGTTCCCCTTTTATCGGCAAAATCCTCAAAGAGTCTGCCGACATCCTGGGTGACCAGTTCGCCGAACTCAAGCGCATCAGCGCAGAAACGATAGATGTGGCCAAACAGAAGATGGCGACGCTGGCCAAAGAGGCCGCCCTCAAAGGTGCGGAGATCAAAGACCAATTGACGGCCGAAGCGAAAAAATTGGGGACCAAAGCGTGGAAAAAAGCTCTGGAGATGGCCGAAGCCTATAAGAAAAAGGGTGGAAAGTAA
- a CDS encoding 4Fe-4S binding protein produces the protein MRNEAMTEGNLFKFDYFKCLRSDYAKNECTICIDLCPEEAMVFDRKKLTLDTERCTACAACVGSCPTEALASEVFDPNRFSLEFASQQKPLISCKENVPCLSALSSEHFIAIALRKEGGVECDLSHCAECSVNKDGKVLASIEASIAEANRFLEMFGFERLVSMRHEAQENAPDAGRRMLFKKLANAVKEAGEEDGMRELIHLNDEKQPLKRILLKNALKKVSESFPKETTREAAFSFVVGKKIDAISCNNCQECAMFCPTDALSILKDNTGILFQMGKCIACGICNDVCQPRSITDDNSFDLVDFAFDRMQILVKHRLEICEECKVAFSYHGGEKVCDRCKEFKENFSDLFTMAKDLE, from the coding sequence ATGCGTAACGAGGCAATGACCGAAGGAAATCTTTTCAAGTTCGACTACTTCAAGTGCCTGCGCAGCGACTATGCAAAAAACGAGTGCACTATCTGCATCGATCTGTGTCCCGAAGAGGCGATGGTTTTCGACCGGAAAAAACTGACTCTCGATACCGAGAGATGTACGGCTTGTGCCGCCTGTGTGGGAAGCTGTCCGACCGAAGCGCTCGCCAGCGAGGTTTTCGACCCCAACCGGTTCTCTCTGGAGTTTGCCTCGCAGCAGAAGCCGCTCATCTCATGCAAGGAGAATGTCCCCTGTCTCTCGGCACTTTCGAGCGAACATTTTATCGCCATCGCGCTTCGCAAAGAGGGTGGAGTGGAGTGCGACCTGTCCCATTGCGCGGAGTGTTCCGTCAACAAGGATGGCAAAGTGCTTGCCTCCATCGAAGCCTCCATCGCCGAAGCCAACAGGTTTTTGGAAATGTTTGGTTTTGAACGCCTAGTTTCGATGCGTCACGAAGCCCAGGAGAACGCGCCCGATGCCGGACGCCGGATGCTTTTTAAAAAACTTGCCAATGCGGTGAAAGAGGCGGGTGAAGAGGATGGGATGAGGGAGTTGATCCATCTGAACGATGAAAAACAGCCGCTGAAGCGCATTCTTTTGAAAAACGCTCTTAAAAAAGTTTCGGAGAGTTTCCCAAAAGAGACGACGCGGGAAGCTGCGTTCTCTTTTGTGGTGGGCAAGAAGATCGACGCGATAAGCTGCAACAACTGCCAGGAGTGCGCCATGTTCTGCCCCACCGATGCGCTTTCGATTCTGAAGGACAATACCGGCATCCTGTTTCAAATGGGCAAATGCATCGCCTGCGGCATATGCAACGACGTCTGTCAGCCCCGATCGATCACCGACGACAACAGCTTTGACCTCGTCGATTTCGCATTCGATAGAATGCAGATTTTGGTGAAACATCGGCTGGAGATATGCGAAGAGTGCAAGGTGGCATTTTCCTATCACGGCGGCGAGAAGGTGTGTGATAGGTGCAAAGAGTTCAAAGAAAATTTCTCCGACCTCTTTACGATGGCCAAAGACCTGGAGTAG